In one Arenibacter antarcticus genomic region, the following are encoded:
- a CDS encoding CoA pyrophosphatase, with amino-acid sequence MNFDDFSNRISKIENLELPGSESHFKMAPLFRIQELSANKLATKNPRKAAVMALFYPDMSYNTNLLLILRNTYKGVHSNQIGLPGGKIEKVDSNLLATALRETYEEVGAVPDRIKVLRPLTNIFIPPSNFEVTPYLGLYQKERPFVAQAKEVAALVEVSLSDFMDDKKIIYQKLTTSYAENVEVPAFKLNGYTVWGATAMMLNEIKELFKQVL; translated from the coding sequence GTGAATTTTGACGATTTCTCGAATAGAATATCAAAAATAGAAAATCTTGAACTTCCGGGAAGTGAATCCCATTTTAAAATGGCCCCTTTGTTCAGGATCCAAGAATTGTCCGCAAATAAATTGGCAACTAAAAATCCTAGGAAAGCTGCCGTTATGGCCTTGTTTTATCCTGATATGAGCTATAACACCAACCTCTTGTTAATTTTAAGGAATACGTACAAGGGTGTTCACAGTAATCAGATTGGCCTTCCAGGAGGGAAAATTGAAAAAGTGGATTCTAATTTGCTGGCGACTGCATTAAGGGAAACCTACGAAGAGGTGGGTGCGGTCCCAGACCGGATTAAGGTGTTACGACCCTTGACCAATATATTTATACCCCCTAGCAATTTTGAGGTAACCCCTTATTTGGGGTTGTACCAAAAAGAGCGCCCATTTGTAGCTCAGGCAAAGGAGGTAGCCGCATTAGTAGAAGTGTCTTTGTCGGATTTTATGGATGATAAGAAAATAATTTATCAAAAATTAACTACTTCTTATGCAGAAAACGTGGAGGTACCTGCCTTTAAATTAAATGGTTACACAGTATGGGGGGCTACAGCTATGATGCTCAATGAAATTAAGGAGCTATTTAAACAAGTGTTATAA
- a CDS encoding peptidylprolyl isomerase, which translates to MTFKTLSNFSLSLLVLVGSCKDQPSDKNKHVPKAEIKLDTLDSLKPTLKEKEEEAPFVLTEDNAIEFFFNYSKKLTEDTVKLTTNFGEITIQLYDNVPYHKANFIYLTKKGYFNNTYFHRVVKNFIIQGGNADNLETAEKRGEIGKYLLPPDTRKGHKHHRGTISMPSSEIDNPHMLASPFEFFIVVTKPGSYHLDGNYTPFGKVINGMDVVDEINHQPVDNGDWPSQNIRILKAEVIK; encoded by the coding sequence ATGACATTTAAAACGCTTTCCAATTTTTCTTTATCCCTCCTAGTACTGGTTGGGAGCTGTAAGGACCAACCCTCCGATAAAAATAAGCACGTCCCAAAGGCCGAAATCAAATTGGATACCTTGGATTCCCTCAAGCCCACCTTAAAAGAGAAAGAAGAGGAAGCGCCTTTTGTACTTACCGAGGACAATGCGATCGAATTTTTCTTTAATTACAGTAAGAAGTTAACGGAAGATACTGTAAAGTTGACTACTAATTTTGGGGAGATAACTATTCAATTGTATGACAACGTACCCTATCACAAGGCCAACTTTATATACCTGACCAAGAAAGGCTATTTCAACAACACCTATTTTCATAGGGTGGTAAAAAACTTTATTATCCAAGGGGGAAATGCCGATAATTTAGAAACTGCGGAAAAACGAGGTGAGATCGGCAAGTACCTTTTACCACCAGATACCAGAAAAGGTCATAAGCACCATAGAGGCACTATTTCTATGCCCAGCAGTGAAATAGATAACCCACATATGTTGGCTTCTCCCTTCGAGTTTTTTATAGTGGTCACCAAACCGGGATCCTATCACCTAGATGGCAATTATACCCCTTTTGGAAAGGTTATTAATGGGATGGATGTTGTGGATGAAATTAACCACCAACCAGTGGATAATGGAGATTGGCCTTCCCAGAATATTAGGATCCTAAAAGCAGAAGTGATTAAATAA